The genomic window AAAGTCCGGCGAGATGATGATAGGCTTCGGCCATTTGGGGATCAAGCCCGATGGCGCTGCGAAACAGGCGTTCGGCTTCCAGGAAATCCTTGTTGGCAAATTCGTAGAAATAGAGCGTGGCGTTTTCGTGCGGGCTGATCATGTCACGATAGTGCAGCATGTCTTCTTCGTAAAACAGCGCCAGCTCATAATGGGCCCGGGCCTGCATCGGATCGAGCTTGATGATCTTGCGGAACTCACTTTTGGCGGTGGCATGGGCGCCGCGGCGCAACTGAAGTTTCGCCATCGTGTAGCGGTATTCGGTGTTTTGCGGCGCAAGCTGCATCGCGCGTTCCAGCGCCTCAACGGCGCGGTCGCGGCCGGCGATGGTTTCCTGTTGGATGTAGGCGCGCCCCAGCTCGTGAAAGGCCTCGGCAAATTTGCCGTCGAGCGCGGTGACGCGCTCCAATTGCCGGATATATTCTTCCAATGACAGCGCGGGGCGCGCCGACAACGTTTGCCGGAACAATTGCTGCGCTGCCAGCCTTTTTTCGGACCCGGCGCGCGGCTGGGGCAAGCCCCAGGCGTTGGCGGCGACGAGCGCGATTGTCAGCAGGATCAGCATCGTGGGGAAATATAAGAAAATCATCGCAAAAATCAAACATGAAATTCTCCTTGAAAGTGGCGCGAAAATTTGTTATGCTAATCCCGGAGATCGAAATGGTTGAATCCAAATACATCGAAGGCTGGCGCCGGCGTTTTGCCGAGCAAGAAGCGGAGTCGCGCGCGTTGGCGGCGCAAGCGCGAGGCATTTTGCCGGAAGCCGTCGCCATTCTCAAAAAGCACGGTGCCAAGCGCGTCATTCTTTTTGGCTCGCTGTGCCGGGAAGGCCGTTTTCATCGCGGGTCGGACATCGATCTTGCCGTCGAAGGCCTTCCACCGCAAAAGTTTTTTCGCGCCGGCGCCGATCTGATGATGGCGCTCGATTGGCCGGTGGATCTTAAACCTTTGGAAGAAATCGATGATTTCTTTCGTGAAATGATCATTAAACAAGGGGAAGTGATCCATGCTGAATAAAAAAGAAATTCCCGTGCTCGTCGCCGAAATCAAAGATGAGCTTGCAAAATTGGAAAAATTAGTGGAGCGGTTGGCAAAAAAACAAGCGCGAGTCGATGATGAAGAATTTTCCGACAGCGCTGCTTTGCGGCTCCATAATTTTTATACCGGCTGCGAGCGAATTTTCAAATTGATTGCCAAGGAAGTCAATGGCATTCTGCCGCAGAGTTTGGATTGGCATAAGCGCCTGCTCAATCAGGTTGCATTGGAAGTTCCCAATATTCGCCCAGCCGTCATTTCGGCGGAAACACACACCGAATTGGAAGAGCTTTTAAACTTTCGTCGTGTTGTTAGAAACCTTTAGGTTTATGAGCTTAAACCGGAACGTGTTGAAGATCTGGTTATATTGACTGTAAAACTCTATCCGCGGTTCAATCAGGAAATAAAAACATTCATTTCATTTCTCGAAAACATTTTTAATCAAAGCTGATCTTTTCAATCCTAATCACTTGCCCGCATGTCAAGGCAGCTCATTACATTTCTGCGCACGATTTTTTTGACAACAGCAACCGTGTTGACCCTGACGATTGGCATGATCTTATTGACCCTGCTCAGCATTTTGACGCTCGGCCAGGCGAAAAATTTTGTCATCGCGGTATTCAGCCGATCTATCGGGCATCTCGTGTTGTTTTTTGCCGGCGTCAAAGTGCATTTTGTCGGCGGGCCGATCAGCCGTCCGGCGATCTATATTTCCAATCACAGCTCGACGCTCGATCTTTTTTTGATTTTGGTGCTGGGCTTGCCCAAAGTCCGCTACAT from candidate division KSB1 bacterium includes these protein-coding regions:
- a CDS encoding nucleotidyltransferase domain-containing protein, whose protein sequence is MVESKYIEGWRRRFAEQEAESRALAAQARGILPEAVAILKKHGAKRVILFGSLCREGRFHRGSDIDLAVEGLPPQKFFRAGADLMMALDWPVDLKPLEEIDDFFREMIIKQGEVIHAE